Proteins found in one Massilia sp. H6 genomic segment:
- a CDS encoding carboxy terminal-processing peptidase, giving the protein MKKHHLIMAAMAFAMSAHVVTAQPEKAASVQPAKVAGSMQMKPLAEQTQAALWASRVLGRYHYKATPLDDAMSQKIFDNYFDTLDGEKLYFSQSDVDQFASMRTKMDDAINNENLTVPFAIYNLYQQRFGERMAYARQLLKTTPDFSLNETLQLDREKAPYAKSEEEIRELWRKRVKNDWLRLKLAGKDDKGIRETLDKRYDNYVGRIRKLNNEDVFQMFMNAYATAIEPHTNYLGPRSADNFDIAMRLSLEGIGAVLQTRDEYTIIREIVPGSPAAMSGKLKVGDRIVGVAQGGGVFTDVLGWRLDDVVQLVRGQKGTTVRLDVLPGDAGPDAKPVAVSMVRKKISMEEQAAKKSIIEVKDGGVKRRVGVISLPTFYLDFEARRRGDKDFRSATRDVARILAELKKDKVDNVLIDLRNNGGGSLTEAIELTGLFIDKGPVVQQRDAQGRIEVESDMQAGLSWDGPMGVLINRGSASASEIFAAAIQDYGRGLVIGEPSFGKGTVQTLIDLDRFAPGEKVRYGELKMTIAQFFRINGGTTQLRGVTPDIKLPVLSDADSFGESSFDNALPWVAIKPATYAAAGDLKELIAPLQKRHEARIAKDKEFQFLQEDIAEVMKLRKENAISLNETVRRKERDAQDARSKLREARLAAAGGITSDEPASGPAAKEARGKVPASTKPQKPAVAVRGTPRQDDGLQFDERDLKAELAAEKAAKDAKDIMLQEAANILADEVGMLRTDTRMASRTMPYMVAPRSN; this is encoded by the coding sequence ATGAAAAAGCACCATCTGATCATGGCCGCCATGGCCTTTGCCATGTCGGCCCATGTGGTTACCGCCCAGCCCGAAAAGGCTGCCTCCGTCCAGCCGGCCAAGGTCGCCGGCTCAATGCAGATGAAGCCGCTTGCGGAGCAGACCCAGGCTGCGCTGTGGGCATCGCGCGTGCTCGGTCGCTATCACTACAAGGCGACGCCGCTCGATGATGCGATGTCGCAAAAAATCTTCGACAACTACTTCGATACGCTCGATGGCGAGAAGCTGTATTTCAGCCAGTCCGATGTCGACCAGTTCGCATCGATGCGCACCAAGATGGACGACGCCATCAACAACGAGAACCTGACGGTGCCGTTCGCGATCTACAATCTCTACCAGCAGCGCTTTGGCGAGCGCATGGCCTATGCGCGCCAGTTGCTCAAGACCACGCCTGATTTTTCGCTCAACGAAACGCTCCAGCTCGACCGTGAGAAGGCGCCATATGCCAAGTCCGAAGAAGAAATCCGCGAGCTGTGGCGCAAGCGCGTCAAGAACGACTGGTTGCGCCTGAAACTGGCGGGCAAGGACGACAAGGGCATCCGCGAGACGCTCGACAAGCGCTACGATAATTACGTCGGCCGCATTCGAAAGCTCAACAACGAAGACGTGTTCCAGATGTTCATGAACGCGTATGCCACCGCGATCGAGCCGCATACCAATTACCTTGGTCCGCGTTCGGCCGACAATTTCGACATCGCCATGCGCCTGTCGCTCGAAGGCATCGGTGCCGTGTTGCAAACGCGCGACGAATACACCATCATCCGCGAGATCGTGCCGGGCAGCCCGGCCGCCATGTCGGGCAAGCTGAAGGTGGGCGACCGCATCGTCGGGGTGGCGCAGGGCGGCGGTGTATTCACCGACGTGCTCGGCTGGCGTCTCGACGACGTGGTCCAGCTGGTGCGGGGCCAGAAGGGTACTACCGTGCGCCTGGACGTGCTGCCGGGCGACGCCGGCCCCGATGCCAAGCCGGTGGCCGTGTCGATGGTACGCAAGAAAATCAGCATGGAAGAACAGGCCGCGAAGAAGTCGATCATCGAAGTCAAGGATGGCGGCGTCAAGCGCCGGGTCGGCGTGATTTCGCTGCCGACCTTCTATCTCGACTTCGAGGCGCGCCGCCGCGGCGACAAGGACTTCCGCAGCGCGACCCGCGACGTGGCCCGCATCCTTGCCGAGCTCAAGAAAGATAAGGTCGACAACGTCCTGATCGACCTGCGCAACAACGGCGGCGGTTCGCTCACCGAGGCAATCGAGCTGACCGGCCTGTTCATCGACAAGGGCCCGGTAGTGCAGCAGCGCGACGCACAAGGCCGTATCGAGGTCGAATCCGACATGCAGGCCGGCCTGTCCTGGGATGGCCCGATGGGCGTGCTGATCAACCGTGGCTCGGCATCGGCATCCGAAATCTTTGCTGCGGCGATCCAGGATTACGGCCGCGGCCTGGTCATCGGCGAACCGAGCTTCGGCAAGGGCACGGTCCAGACCCTGATCGACCTCGATCGCTTCGCGCCGGGTGAAAAGGTGCGTTACGGCGAACTCAAAATGACGATTGCACAGTTCTTTCGCATTAACGGCGGCACCACCCAGCTGCGCGGCGTAACGCCGGACATCAAGCTGCCAGTGCTGTCCGATGCCGACAGCTTTGGCGAATCGTCCTTCGATAATGCCTTGCCCTGGGTGGCAATCAAGCCAGCGACGTATGCCGCGGCGGGCGACCTGAAAGAGCTGATCGCGCCGCTGCAAAAACGCCACGAGGCGCGCATTGCCAAGGATAAGGAGTTTCAGTTCTTGCAAGAAGACATCGCGGAAGTCATGAAGCTGCGTAAGGAAAACGCGATCTCGCTTAACGAAACCGTGCGCCGCAAGGAGCGCGATGCCCAGGATGCACGCTCCAAACTGCGCGAGGCACGTCTGGCTGCGGCAGGCGGCATTACCAGCGACGAGCCGGCGAGTGGCCCGGCCGCCAAGGAAGCGCGCGGCAAGGTGCCGGCCTCGACTAAACCGCAAAAACCGGCGGTGGCAGTACGTGGCACGCCACGCCAGGACGACGGCCTGCAGTTCGACGAGCGCGACTTGAAGGCAGAACTGGCGGCGGAGAAAGCAGCCAAGGACGCAAAGGACATCATGCTGCAAGAAGCGGCCAATATCCTGGCCGACGAGGTTGGAATGCTGCGCACGGATACCCGCATGGCTTCGCGCACAATGCCTTACATGGTGGCGCCGCGCAGTAATTGA
- a CDS encoding PEP-CTERM sorting domain-containing protein, translating to MTIRHLVVAALLVGAGAAQADTIPSSTAPTFLSGWSAGNGVDVLGSGVLQGNYKLMGGVAHSSGASSEATLADIVGGKAAATISQDNGQTTMLFKRGIAGDYLLSSNMAIMAVSMGTTVSLVNSADGAKVQAGSAGAAPAVRSTSGGGAASGPIGSGSSSGSGSAGTSNGSGASAFIPGAGNSAVQPNAGVGAGVGGGSARLAAVDVPEPASLALMLAGMLGVGALRRRSR from the coding sequence ATGACAATTCGTCACCTCGTCGTTGCTGCACTGCTGGTCGGTGCAGGTGCCGCCCAAGCTGATACGATCCCGTCGAGCACTGCGCCGACCTTCCTGTCCGGCTGGTCTGCCGGCAACGGGGTCGATGTACTCGGTTCCGGCGTTCTGCAGGGTAACTATAAATTGATGGGCGGCGTGGCCCACTCGTCCGGCGCATCGTCGGAAGCTACCCTGGCCGACATTGTCGGCGGTAAGGCGGCCGCAACTATCTCCCAAGACAACGGCCAAACCACGATGCTGTTCAAGCGTGGCATCGCCGGCGACTACCTGCTGAGCTCTAACATGGCGATCATGGCGGTGTCGATGGGCACCACCGTGTCGTTGGTCAACTCGGCTGACGGCGCCAAGGTTCAGGCAGGCAGCGCCGGTGCAGCGCCAGCAGTGCGCTCGACTTCGGGCGGCGGCGCGGCTAGCGGTCCGATCGGTTCGGGTAGCAGTTCGGGCAGTGGCTCGGCTGGCACGTCAAACGGTAGCGGCGCCAGCGCATTCATTCCTGGCGCGGGCAATAGCGCGGTCCAGCCGAATGCCGGCGTCGGTGCTGGCGTAGGCGGTGGCAGCGCCAGGCTTGCCGCGGTCGACGTGCCAGAGCCAGCCAGCCTGGCGCTGATGTTGGCCGGTATGCTGGGTGTTGGCGCACTGCGCCGCCGCTCACGCTAA
- a CDS encoding acyl-CoA dehydrogenase family protein → MDLHYSDEDLAFRDQVRAFLDSHLPKDLQAKVLQHLRLDKDDFVRWHRILARQGWVAPAWPREFGGPGWTALQRHIFEEECARAGTPRIMPFGIDMVAPVIMAFGSQEQKARLLPRILSCEDWWCQGYSEPGAGSDLASVKTTAVRHLDADGEHYIVNGQKTWTTLAQHADMIFCLVRTDASVRKQEGISFLLIDMHAPGVTVRPIIMLDEDHEVNEVFFDNVRVPAANLVGEENRGWTYAKYLLGHERTGIAAVGRSKRELGLLKRLARREHKNGRPLLEDPLFAAKVAALEIELMALDMTVLRVLAQAGKAPGPEASVLKVRGTDIQQMLTELMLEAAGPMALPFDAAYLEGEQEHSVAGDDAAAPLASYYFNYRKTSIYGGSNEIQRGIISQMILGL, encoded by the coding sequence ATGGACCTGCACTACTCGGATGAAGACCTGGCGTTTCGCGACCAGGTCCGCGCCTTTCTCGATTCCCACCTCCCCAAAGATCTGCAAGCCAAGGTACTCCAGCACCTGCGCCTGGATAAGGACGACTTCGTGCGCTGGCACCGGATACTTGCCCGGCAGGGGTGGGTAGCACCGGCCTGGCCGCGCGAATTCGGCGGCCCGGGCTGGACGGCGCTCCAGCGCCACATCTTCGAAGAAGAATGCGCGCGTGCCGGCACCCCGCGCATCATGCCGTTCGGCATCGACATGGTGGCACCGGTGATCATGGCATTCGGTAGTCAAGAGCAGAAGGCACGTTTGCTGCCGCGTATCTTGTCCTGCGAGGATTGGTGGTGCCAGGGGTATTCCGAACCGGGCGCCGGTTCCGATCTTGCCTCGGTCAAGACCACGGCAGTGCGCCATCTCGACGCCGATGGCGAACACTATATCGTCAACGGCCAGAAGACCTGGACCACCCTGGCCCAGCATGCCGACATGATCTTCTGCCTGGTGCGCACCGACGCGTCGGTGCGCAAGCAAGAGGGCATTTCATTCTTGCTGATCGACATGCACGCGCCGGGAGTGACCGTGCGCCCGATCATCATGCTCGATGAAGACCATGAAGTGAACGAAGTGTTCTTTGATAACGTGCGGGTGCCGGCCGCCAACCTGGTGGGCGAGGAAAACCGTGGCTGGACCTATGCCAAATATTTGCTCGGACATGAACGCACCGGCATCGCCGCCGTTGGCCGCAGCAAGCGCGAACTGGGCTTGCTCAAGCGCCTGGCGCGCCGCGAACACAAGAACGGCCGTCCGCTGCTGGAAGACCCGCTGTTCGCGGCCAAGGTGGCCGCGCTCGAAATCGAGCTGATGGCGCTCGACATGACGGTGCTGCGAGTACTGGCGCAAGCTGGCAAGGCTCCCGGCCCGGAAGCGTCGGTGCTCAAGGTGCGCGGCACCGACATCCAGCAGATGCTCACCGAACTCATGCTCGAGGCCGCGGGGCCGATGGCGCTGCCCTTCGACGCGGCCTATCTCGAGGGTGAACAGGAGCACAGCGTGGCCGGCGACGACGCGGCCGCGCCGCTGGCTTCGTACTATTTTAACTATCGCAAGACCTCCATCTACGGGGGCTCGAACGAAATCCAGCGCGGAATCATCAGCCAGATGATCCTGGGCCTGTAA
- a CDS encoding acyl-CoA dehydrogenase family protein yields MHFNLNEEQVQFADALKRWIGRDYSFEQRRAIIASPEGTSSQAWARLVELGMTALPVPQEQGGFSGGATDMFVVMRELGRALVVEPYLATVLGAQFLKLGGGHGALLEAVATGELKMACALGERQSRHDLRDILTRAERDGAGWRLDGEKNVVIHGAEAGVLVVSARTGGAQRDEDGITLFAVPADAPGLRQTAYRGLDGLRAADLRFDGVVLPPDAVIGQAGNGWELLEHGADYGAGLLCFEALGAMEALFDATLEYLKTRQQFGVPIGKFQALQHRMADMYIHLEQARSMALLVAVKLDGADAAERRQVAAAAKYRVGEAARFIGQQAVQLHGGMGVTDELAASHYFKRLTTIDLTLGDRDHHLARFMAQPGFQRAP; encoded by the coding sequence ATGCACTTCAATCTCAACGAAGAACAGGTCCAGTTCGCCGATGCACTGAAACGCTGGATTGGCCGTGACTACAGTTTCGAGCAGCGCCGCGCCATTATTGCCAGCCCCGAGGGAACGTCAAGCCAGGCCTGGGCCAGGCTGGTGGAGCTGGGCATGACGGCCTTGCCGGTGCCGCAAGAGCAGGGTGGCTTTAGTGGCGGCGCAACCGACATGTTCGTGGTGATGCGCGAACTCGGACGCGCGCTGGTAGTGGAGCCCTACCTTGCGACCGTGCTCGGCGCGCAATTTCTCAAGCTCGGCGGCGGGCATGGCGCCCTGCTCGAAGCGGTGGCCACGGGCGAGCTGAAAATGGCTTGCGCGCTGGGCGAGCGCCAGTCCCGTCACGATCTGCGCGACATTCTCACCCGTGCCGAGCGGGACGGTGCTGGCTGGCGCCTGGACGGTGAAAAAAACGTGGTGATCCATGGCGCCGAAGCCGGTGTGCTGGTGGTGTCGGCGCGAACCGGCGGCGCGCAACGCGATGAAGACGGCATTACCCTGTTCGCGGTGCCGGCCGACGCACCCGGGCTGAGGCAGACCGCCTACCGCGGCCTCGACGGGCTGCGCGCGGCCGACCTGCGCTTCGATGGCGTGGTTCTACCCCCGGATGCTGTCATCGGCCAGGCCGGCAATGGCTGGGAGTTGCTCGAACACGGCGCCGATTACGGCGCTGGCCTGCTGTGCTTCGAGGCGCTCGGCGCGATGGAAGCCCTGTTTGACGCTACGCTCGAGTACCTGAAGACGCGCCAGCAGTTCGGCGTCCCGATCGGCAAGTTCCAGGCGCTGCAGCACCGCATGGCCGACATGTACATCCACCTGGAACAGGCGCGCTCGATGGCCTTGCTGGTCGCCGTCAAGCTCGACGGCGCGGATGCGGCCGAGCGGCGCCAGGTCGCGGCCGCAGCCAAGTACCGGGTTGGCGAAGCGGCGCGTTTCATTGGCCAGCAGGCGGTGCAGCTGCACGGTGGCATGGGCGTGACCGACGAACTGGCGGCTTCGCACTACTTCAAGCGCTTGACTACCATCGACCTGACGCTGGGCGACCGCGACCACCACCTGGCGCGCTTCATGGCGCAGCCGGGCTTCCAAAGGGCGCCGTAA
- a CDS encoding acyl-CoA dehydrogenase family protein: MDFAYSARCQQLQARLLDFMDAHIYPNERAYHDEIAANERDKGSRWLPLDLIERLKPLAREAGLWNLFLPRSAHAPEGLSNLDYAPLCEIMGRVPWAPEVFNCSAPDTGNMETLERYASEALKQAWLAPLLRGELRSAFAMTEPDVASSDATNIATRIARDGDDYLINGHKWWISGAGDPRCKVFIVMGKTDPDAARHQQQSMIVVAADTPGITIVRPLPVFGYDDAPHGHCEIRFENVRVPAANMLLGEGRGFEIAQGRLGPGRIHHCMRAIGVAERALELMCKRLDSRVAFGRKISEQGVWRERIAEARIRIDTARLLTLKAAYMMDTVGNKQAAAEIAMIKVLAPAVAQDVLDWAIQAHGAAGVSEDFPLAWQWAGNRALRLADGPDEVHRNAVAKLELAKYAKAHGH, translated from the coding sequence ATGGATTTCGCTTATTCCGCGCGCTGCCAGCAGTTGCAGGCCCGCCTGCTCGACTTCATGGACGCGCACATCTATCCGAACGAACGCGCCTATCACGATGAAATCGCCGCCAATGAGCGCGACAAGGGCAGCCGCTGGCTGCCGCTCGACCTGATCGAACGCCTCAAACCACTCGCGCGCGAAGCCGGGCTATGGAATCTGTTCCTGCCCAGGTCGGCGCACGCACCGGAAGGCCTGTCGAACCTCGACTATGCCCCGTTGTGCGAGATCATGGGCCGGGTGCCCTGGGCGCCCGAGGTCTTCAATTGCTCGGCGCCCGATACCGGCAACATGGAGACCCTCGAGCGCTACGCGTCCGAAGCGCTCAAGCAAGCATGGCTGGCGCCGCTCCTGCGCGGCGAGCTGCGCTCGGCTTTCGCCATGACCGAGCCCGACGTCGCCTCGTCGGACGCGACCAATATTGCCACCCGCATCGCACGCGACGGCGACGACTACCTCATCAACGGGCATAAATGGTGGATCTCGGGTGCGGGCGATCCGCGCTGCAAGGTCTTCATCGTGATGGGCAAGACCGATCCGGATGCGGCGCGCCACCAGCAGCAGTCGATGATCGTGGTCGCGGCCGATACCCCCGGCATCACGATCGTGCGCCCGTTGCCGGTATTTGGCTACGACGACGCGCCCCACGGTCATTGCGAGATCCGCTTCGAGAATGTGCGCGTGCCGGCTGCCAACATGCTGCTCGGTGAAGGACGCGGCTTCGAGATCGCCCAGGGCCGCCTGGGGCCAGGCCGCATTCACCATTGCATGCGCGCCATCGGCGTGGCCGAGCGGGCACTCGAACTGATGTGCAAACGGCTGGATTCGCGGGTGGCATTCGGGCGCAAGATTTCAGAGCAAGGCGTATGGCGCGAACGGATCGCCGAAGCGCGCATCCGCATCGATACCGCGCGTCTGCTCACGCTCAAGGCCGCCTACATGATGGACACGGTCGGAAACAAGCAGGCGGCAGCCGAGATCGCGATGATCAAGGTGCTGGCGCCGGCCGTGGCCCAGGACGTGCTGGACTGGGCGATCCAGGCCCACGGCGCGGCCGGCGTCTCGGAAGACTTTCCGCTGGCCTGGCAGTGGGCCGGCAACCGCGCACTGCGCCTGGCCGACGGGCCCGACGAAGTGCACCGCAATGCCGTGGCCAAGCTGGAGCTGGCAAAGTACGCCAAGGCGCACGGGCACTGA